The nucleotide window aatctaattaatacctctcataatctcataatttcttgtttttgccgactctgtacacaattcaccataatgtattatcaaacactgctaaattatttgttgctttaatttgcatttttataacttaagatgggttcttagtatgtttttatgtttttgtgtataattaatgttttgattatttaatgtacaattacaattatatgttataaggtggtacatcgttttcaggcctcttggccttgtgatgtacctgccttcatcaatacttgttaatgtgcaataatttaatttacctctgttgttacattatatgctttatgagattgatgaaaaataaaagattgaAAGATTGAAGATTGAAGTCATTTAGTTATCATTTCCTGATTCAGCAAATAATGGTGCAAATACTGTGTAAACAAGCATTATAATATGATTGATAGTGTCACTATTTTTGATTAGCTTTAACAAATTCAAGGTCATTCTCGTTTGCTGTTAATAATAGTGACAACATCAAAGCGTTGGTTAAGGGGAagaaacaacccagcaaacacaaaacgttttcgacatcattcgcaaaaggttagaaaaggttgccagaaaacgtttaaatgattatataaagggtatatacccggggtatagatgaggtgacctatgatgtcacatgtttacattcagaccgccctctgttgtttctagccaggcaaaataacacaggagtgtctatggcagaccacatatatctctttgtgtgatattataaatatagcttgatgcatttgtaaacaagtttaataatgtttttattattatttgctttgaaaccaaagttaatgaaacaaaatcaacttcttccatgtaaactatagtgttttttgcctgtcaATTTTGATCTCAGGCCaatagagggcgtatcaaatgtaaacacatgtcacctcatctatataaagggtataaaacgttttcataacattaaaaacattttatgataacttatggcaaatattctaacataatgttattgaatgtatgaacgtttggacagtatttattgcgggacgttagagcacatcagacatatcgaattgcattctgaatacgaagaatgtccttctgatatcaaataattttgatattttgaaattttataaatctgatgatttatactttataaatctgatgatttatacttaaagtgtatgtaggtgggatgaaaagccgacgatcaattgaaaatttttacctttcgtattgaagatatggattttttttcccaaaacatcaaaataaattatgtccttttgggaaaaaatccatatcttcaatatgaaaggtcaaaattgtcaattgatcgtcggcttttcctcccagctacatacactttaagaatatgtcattagatttataaaatttacttcggggactgttatatatcaaaaatgtgaaaaatatcaaattttaataatttgtcataaaatttgtattgtatcagaaagacattcttcgtattcagaatgcaattcgatatgtctgatgtgctctcatgtcccacaaaaaatactgtcgaaacgctcaaaacgcttattccagatcccttaaatgttgacaaaatatttagcaaaaaatgtttcaaaacatattttacaataacatttttaaaacattttacaaatatttttgtagtgtgttttcatacaaaacgttttacagcgtttttatgacctttatataacccaacattttaatgttattaaaaggtttttaccaaaaccaaaaccccaaaatataacatgtataaaacgttttaaaaacgttttgtgtttgctgggaaacatTTGCTGTAATGTGCATACGTGCAAGCAATATGTACGAGCGAAATAACGACACATGAAtcgcatatgtgaccgtacagcacgaatgagccgtaaattccctaaattgtattctgagttacagtgtaaaatgtgcatgaaggtcgtattcatcggtacctgtagctggcgcgacatctatctcattttgatagtcaaacaccaatcaataatcctattgttgaagaggataataagcttctaccttagatggctatagaatttttaatagctctggtctttatttgctttggctaaatcctgttcaagtggtgggttaccaggcattgtattttgtctaggtatgtataactaaccattaacaatgagagaactatcttgaacctcgttgacttggggttgatttgaaatgaccgccaattatgactgtttgatatttattgccagcaatatggtaaaacagacacatgtagaaagggaaaaaagctaccattttgttgaaggagcaaagttcaacaaaccataaccccgcttgtggatatcgtttgaagtcaaataatataccattttaaaacttatgatgtatatttctaaacacgaaataaaacaaaattgaccggggaggaatttacggctcattcgccatgtacggtcacatatagctaATGAGCATGCGTTTTTCTGTCACTATAAAGGCTCTGGGTAACAGCCCTAGATATTCTCTTTTATGATATTTTGTTCCTGATATGGTGTTTTTATTATAATCATCAATTCTTTTTAGAAACACTACTTACAGCAATGTGGCTCTTATGGCTTAGCGTTCTTATTATTGTGGTGTTTCTACTGATGTGGACTCTAAGCAAGATAAAACTCAATCCTCAAAACCGCTATATTCTCATAACCGGATGCGATAGTGGGTTTGGCAATCTTCTAGCCAGAAGTCTTGACAAAAAGGGATGTTATATTTTCGCCACTTGTCTGACGTCAGCAGGAGCAGAATCCTTGACGAAAGTGTCTTCGGCTCGTCTGCATGCTATGGTAATGGATGTCAGCAATAGTGAGAGTATACAAGTAGCATTTGAGGTGGTAGACAAAGTGCTCGTTGACAAACCTGGTGAGTTTGGTTGAGAGTATTTGAGTGAATAAAGCTGTATCAATGTATAAATGATTTGGCATCCATTGGTGTTAATGTTTATAATAAGAAGAGTCCGCTTCTTCCAAATGGAACACTGGTTTTtcttgaaattaaaatttcataacatttgtcataaatgaaatttgaccttgcaagaagaaaatgatttaacTTTATTCCTCACGACGTATGTTTGCCTGCCGTCCTACAGCCTTTCAATGATCCTATGTATTTTCTCGACCCATGGGTTAAgaccaaaattgtacaattgatttgttggaAGTGACCtttcttttctttgctctttttcttcaattctgtttctttcttttctcttcatataggccagcatgctttaatatacatgtataagcttttaagcttagcttgagcctggtcccatcggTGGTTAGCACGTGATCGCGTGACCACTGGTGTAAGTGTTGTTAATTACCATAAATTGTGCTTTCTCTGTTTCTATTCAGGTCTATGGGGTCTAGTTAACAATGCCGGTATTTCAGGAAACGGTGGCTACTATGAATGGTCAACAAGAGACGAATTCCGCAGAGTGTTAGAAATCAATCTGCTTGGGCCTATTGAGGTCACCAATGTTTTCACACCTCTATTGAGAAAGGCCAAAGGTCGTATCGTGAATATGTCTAGCGGTATTACATTAGCGCCAATACCATCTGGCGGATATGAGATGTCTAAGTGCGGTCTGGAAGCATTCTCTGACTGCCTCAGGTACGACCAGTATTAATTGTTTACTTTGTTCATTCCAATATTCAATTACTGTCTTAACCTTTTTCAACACGTTTTCTGTGACTTAAACAAAGATTTCATTTTCACTTTTATCACTTTAGTCTTTAGTTTCCCTTTTCTCTTtctgtcaagctgaatttatacttcatcgctgagcgacgagcgattgacATTTGATCTATGCATACAATGAGGTACATTGTACAATGTTGTAGCGCACTTCTCAAAGCAAAAAAAGCGTGTTACCTCATTGGCAACAAACCAATTGCTTTTAGCATAAATTCAGGATAAATAAGCAGGATATCCTATAGCCAGCTATAACGTGATCGGCTCGTAACAGAAGAGAATTATTCGGAATTTATTACTGTCAATATGTTAATAAAGTCCCACACCTTTACGAGCTGATCGGAATATTATAGTACTATTGAATATGCAATAAAATATATTAACATGTGTGTATTTCATTTTATTGTTTGTGTCATTTTTAGACAGCAAATGCGCCATTCTTCTGTATCCGTTCACATCATACAACCAGCGTTCTTTGCAACGAACATAACTAATGCAAAAAACATTGGCGATAAACTTGAAATTAGTTGGAACAGAATGACTCAGAGTCAACGGGACTTTTATGGCAGAAACTGCATAGAAGAATGTATGTATCATCAACATTTATGTAAATGACCTTCATCTTTAATTAGTATGGCCAATCACTATTACAAAGGCCTtgcattaaggggctacttccgatGTAAaaccaaatacagggtgtcccaaaagtctcgatacctttttaaacctttgtatctttaagaagaaatggtatacaaaaaatttgaaaacatatttggaaagaagacacttaggcaatgtttttggtaccaaacttgcCCCCTTTTGTGCCTCCTACTTAAAAATAATGTTAGATGAATGTATAGGCACATAACGCGTAGTACCATACAGCAGTCATTCCttttctgaacattcacagatctTCTTGGGCTTGCTGATACAGCACGTCTTACTTTATCAATGTTTCGTGTATCGCCTTGTCTTCCTACGTCCATAGCGCACTGAATCACGTACTGATCCTGTCTTAAAGAATATGTTGACAATGTTTTTATGCAGCATTTTGATGGTGCTCGAGCATGTCCAGTGAGTTGATAATGTTCGTTGAACTTCTTTTGAGTAAGTTTGACCGATTTCGTTTCGGCATAAAACCAAAGAATGTGAATGTGTACGTGTTGTTGAATATTGTAAGTCATGTTGATACAACGCCATTTATCACTTATTCGTGCATACAAAATGTCAGCACTGTGCAAAAACAAACCGCTTGAATGCGCTTGAATGGGGGGGGTAGCAGAGCAAAAGAATGGTTTCACCAGGACGGTGCGACTCCACACACAGCCAAAGTGACTCTCCAATGGCTTGAAAATCGTTTCCATGAGAAGATCATGTTCCTCAAAACTGATCAAACTTGGCCACCTCATTCTCCGGATTTAAGTCAACCTGATTTTTTTCTGTGGGGTTATCTCAAAGACCGAGTGTATAGCACAAAACCTCGCAGCATACCAGACTTGAAGGAAAACATAAAGAGTGAGATAAGAAAACTTGAAAGAGACACTTGCAGAAGCGTCATTCAGTACTTCACCGTCAGAGTACGCGAGTGTGCGAATTTATATGATGGACATCTTGAACATATTCCGAATAGACTacttgcaaaacaaaacaaaagtccaaactacggaagaacaaaataaaaataatgtgaaGTTGTTGGGAATAGTGTTTCAATTTGACAATGTTCCTGGTGATTTGTTCCCATTAACCATTTTTGCATATGCGCTATATTCATGCATAATGTCTTCTGACTTTATAGCATGAAAAGGGGAGTTTCAATGTGACAATTCAGTAATGATAGGGTATCAACTCAATCAAAACATTATTAAATCCTTGAGATAAGGAAAATTACTTTACCAAGTCACTTTGTTAGGATTGTGAGCAAATGCAGAAGATGGTGTTAATTTGACAATTCGTTTGCATTTAattaagtgtttttgtttctccGGTTGAAAGAACGATTTTCCAATATGATAAACATTTGCTCGTATCTTCATACTACAACATGCAAATATTAGCACGTTTGGTACCAAAAAAATGGCCCAAATGTCCTCTTTCtaaatatattttcatattttctgtatactatttcttcttaaagatacaatggtttaaaaaggtatcgagacttttgggacaccctgtaccttcAGTTTTTTGATAAGCTAAGaaaacatagcagagtgacggtatgttcacacataaattgtggatACGCAATCAATATGtgttttatttgggtcaaaggtcattaagggatcacttccggtataaaacgaaataccttcaaaatgataCTTCTCCCCCAAATTACGTagctggtcgaatccaacgaaaagtgtacacggcatgttcagggccataacttaaaagtattaatcaattggcattcgtttttgtattgtgtttattcgtcttgatcatacgcttcgcgccatatataataagacctccttctgtgaaaaacttagacacagagaccccaaaacatgctattttttacccattttttcaaaatatttcttaaagtattttaaaaacatctaaatcagttatgaaaagaagtcattggattgaatctaaattgatttcctgaaaggtgtgtattcaaagattgcctgttcaatttttcacatatttgtacataattatgaattttttgtgataattctttgagtggtatttttttacaatacctacgaatacaatttttcatagcactagatatatctttaaaaatggaaatcactaataaatgcgcaattgatacaagctttgatatgtccaatactgaaatgcattgcattcggacatctttattattgtgtttagctgccagaaattctaaatggcacaaaggtaggtttggtaaaaatatgcattacctccgaatacattttaaaagctgtgccatttccacaaagtgagagaatagtaaacaatagttaagcaataggtgcagggtaatacactctttatttctaccaagtttcaataacctgcgtttaaatatttctgagaagtcaacaataaaagcaagtattcgtaggtaaatttcggtaaccgaatgttacctacgaatacactttgacatcatgacagtattgtgaaacaccgccattcatgccaatgcccatattggtacataacgaaggcctgtatgtttgctatcaaatcatatgtcaatgaaagttgcgaattcacatacatgcccaccatgcaaaactgaatacggcttaattggtgaaaaatatgtactgaaatagacgacggtctgctcatttgaaagaaaaatcagattcaaagaagattagaaggggataaatacttggatttgtcagctgtcatgtgtgcttcattttaaatggttaccgaccttctggtttcttagtaatttgtgtccaaattgatttattcgaaggtaacttttgacgttttcgctaaggttacctacgaataccatggaaaaaacgactgttctcattgtctcatgatctagacaacacattgatggaccctggtataaagctaattgtagttgccctcaaacgaaaggccacaagacgtaactgactccaagatggacttcacaagtctgcaataacggttttagggcgatttgtgtgcaattaagcaaattaaagtcactttagtgcctttgtttcttacttcaatcctctttcaaccgttgtgaaccgacattattaatacatgatagggtctaaagtatcaataaacgcacataaagaaaataatacattcaaagtgctttataaaatgaagttttgattgcgatatccaccaaaagtctaattcttacctacaagtactgaaatgttacttacgaatacagcataatacatgacatgtgtaatgaagtgtccctaccaatggaaattaattgtcaaaaactttaagcggtaccccaggacactattattacccatatatggattcattcaacaattatttattatgtaaaattgctgattaactacttgtatatcaaaatgaagtggtcaaaatcttgctaaaagcatcaaaaaaatgttgatctaaggtaatagcatttattcatttggacgtaccatctgaaagggatctaaaactaccattttattaattcattaccataatagcaaaatttaaacctataaactcaatatagatattgttaaatcgctcatgttacctacgaatacccgggtttattcaccttttcattgtataaagcgttaggtgtatgcgtataattcccaatattcttgaaaacatatatcatactcgttcttatacaatgtgtaaattgattcatcctcatttgataaataaaatacagaaactgacctaaacttcattttcaaaaataaactagcataaattgactaagatcatattgatcacgttataaaaataaaaacaaatattttctggttgagttagcattttcctgacaccctgtgatctacattacacgaaaaaagcattaatgggaatattccatttgttttaggttgattagtattgcgatagtgaaagcatcctagtggtattcgtaggtaacattgggttttggtatcacatttactatcacacgtcctggatttatttttcaagattagtaatggcacttttggttcctataaggccaatatgtcatcaatcaatgggcaaaaggaaaaaattgtggagacatttttatttcggacttttatttttggcccgtggacacttttggttggattcgaccagctACGCGTAGGACAGTcgcgcaacttgcacacatgcatcgctattacccagtgtctatgaatcatacactgATTtgggggtcacttccggtataaaaccaaaaacatagcacagtgacggtatgttcacacatgaattgatgtaaCCCAGTATACACGTGGTATTTTTAattgagtcaaaggtcattaagggtcatttcaggtcagagacgaaaaccttcaaaatgcctcttctgccacaaataacatagagTGATGaaacgtgcacacatgcattgacattagctaatgtctatagggtgttcaaagATTTTGGTgttaaatgtcattaaggggtccacagcttagaccacagctatgtctagtttaATTTGTGTTggttgcaacaaaagaaattaagcCCCCGGGAAAGGTGGCAGATCTAACAACATATTCGCTAAAATAAGCTCAAGTGATTATCAATTTCATGATTTGCACGCTTATTTGAGCGTTTAGTGCAACAGGGACAAGTGTCCCCTGCCACTCTTTTTATCTGAAAATATTCCACAAATCGTGTACCCGAATTTTACCCTGTCCCCTTTAATTAATTGGTTCCTATCCACGTTACATGTATATAGCTCTTCCATGGAGCAGGCTACTTTATTACCATACGTATTTTTTAATCAACTTGGGGGGGATCAAAGAATAAGTCATGTCATGTCATTCTCTTCAAAGATAATTTCATTTAAATTGTTATTCTTTTTACATATGTCTTTCCCATCCAGTGAAAGGCGTTGCTAAGGAAGCTGAGGAAGGTTCCGATCCGAGACTCCACTTCGTAACAGATGCTATTGAGCATGCGTTGTTTGCATGGTATCCATGGTCACGGTATCCGGTAGGAATACTCGTCAAAACAGTCGCCCGGTTAATACACATTTTACCAGCATTTGCAGCGGATCCTCTGACACAGGCCATCATATCTTTACCAAAACCTCAAGGATGCAGATAAATGTAACCTTATTATATGCGATATCCCTACAATATGGATTATACATCCCCAGGAAACATAAGCACCATGTAATTTATGGTTCTGGTTGACACTTCATGCGCACACCCAACATGGCCGTTAATATATATAGGCTGCAGTGTTTACCAAGATATAAATTACCTCTGATATTTTAATTATATGTAGAAATCATTCCTATCACACAAAAATCTGACTCCGTCCTTAACTTGTGATACACTACCAAAATTCCATTTAGAGTCTTCCGGGCTCTTCTATTCGCCGTAGACTGGTataagtgacgtaataatcggattaactaccatagcaatagatttttgaatatatcgcaatGCACTACAACTTTCACGCGCGCGGTACCTGTCCATAGAACCATAGccgtcaaagaaatgctgatcactcgcacctgtatgataagtatctttgaaaagagcggtatt belongs to Amphiura filiformis chromosome 18, Afil_fr2py, whole genome shotgun sequence and includes:
- the LOC140138950 gene encoding retinol dehydrogenase 16-like encodes the protein MWLLWLSVLIIVVFLLMWTLSKIKLNPQNRYILITGCDSGFGNLLARSLDKKGCYIFATCLTSAGAESLTKVSSARLHAMVMDVSNSESIQVAFEVVDKVLVDKPGLWGLVNNAGISGNGGYYEWSTRDEFRRVLEINLLGPIEVTNVFTPLLRKAKGRIVNMSSGITLAPIPSGGYEMSKCGLEAFSDCLRQQMRHSSVSVHIIQPAFFATNITNAKNIGDKLEISWNRMTQSQRDFYGRNCIEELKGVAKEAEEGSDPRLHFVTDAIEHALFAWYPWSRYPAAFDSVHRPSLWEILRIYGFPPKIINIISSSYRDTTCAVKAEGNLSSWFKIITGVRQGDIWSPLLFDLAIDFTMKRAVDDNNRGLILLPRRSSRDPEEKLADLDYADDITLFEETVLLPVN